CGTGGTAGATGAAGGACTGCTCGCCCGAGCAGATGATGCCGTTGTCGAACTTCCGGCCCGTGATGACCTTGCCCGCGGCTTCCATGAAGTTGATGTTGCGGTCGAGGATCACCTGCACGTTGCCGGCGCCGACGCCGAAGGAGGGCTTGCCGGAGGAGTAGGCCGCCTTCACCATGGCCATGCCACCCGTGGCGACCACCACGTCGCAGGACTTCATGAGTTCCTGGGTCTTCTCGACGGAGGGATCCTTCACGACCTGGATGAGGCCCTCGGGAATCTTGAAGGGCTCCAGGGCCTTGCAGATCATCTCGACGGTGAGGCCGGAGCACTTCTCGGCCTTCGGGTGGGGCGCGATGATGATGGCGTTCTTGGTCTTGAGGGCGAACATGATCTTGGACATGGGGGTGACCACGGGGTTGGTCATGGGCGTGATGCCCGCCACCACGCCGATGGCCTTGCCGATCTCGATGAGGTCGGTCTTCTCGTCCACCCGCAGAATGCCCATGGACTTCTTGCCCTTCAGGTCGTGCCAGACGCCCTTGGACTTCCCGTGGCACTTGGCGATCTTGTCTTCCAGCACGCCCATGCCCGTCTCTTCCACGGCCAGCTTGGACAGCTCGTAGGCGTTGTCGTGCACCGTCTTGGCAACGGTCTTCACGATCTCATCCACCTCATCCTGGTTGAAGTTCTTCTCGAAGTAGCTCTGTGCCTTGCGAGCCTTGGCGACCATGCTCTTGATGTCCATGAACTCATCCTCTCTTT
This sequence is a window from Geothrix sp. PMB-07. Protein-coding genes within it:
- a CDS encoding aldehyde dehydrogenase family protein, producing MDIKSMVAKARKAQSYFEKNFNQDEVDEIVKTVAKTVHDNAYELSKLAVEETGMGVLEDKIAKCHGKSKGVWHDLKGKKSMGILRVDEKTDLIEIGKAIGVVAGITPMTNPVVTPMSKIMFALKTKNAIIIAPHPKAEKCSGLTVEMICKALEPFKIPEGLIQVVKDPSVEKTQELMKSCDVVVATGGMAMVKAAYSSGKPSFGVGAGNVQVILDRNINFMEAAGKVITGRKFDNGIICSGEQSFIYHEDDRAEVMKAFVEQGAYLVPDSERQQVVDAIFENGALARETVGQSVNFIAAKAGITVPQGTKVLVLEAKGIGTADIICKEKMCPVLAAFSYKTFEEAIHIATTNLLLEGSGHTAGIHSNNQEHIAMAGSMIPVSRVIVNAPCATTAGGSVEGGLAFTNTLGCGSWGGNSISENFTYKHLLNVTRIASTTKKKAAAAMAEPAFA